In Candidatus Falkowbacteria bacterium, a genomic segment contains:
- a CDS encoding DUF305 domain-containing protein has product MAKIKKATASKKIVSPQTETITCCANNSGSCSHNTTLGKCWMCWLFKSLITLFCAFIVLWIGFCFGILKTQDFKYKIDPALNSMIKKTNFCSPQINSMSRTMSDTSITMMNEGYASLESKTGVDFDREFLIQMIMHHENGIEMAKQALVKSQNEDIINLAQSIIDAQTAEVEVMQKLNK; this is encoded by the coding sequence ATGGCTAAAATAAAAAAGGCAACTGCCTCAAAAAAAATAGTTTCTCCTCAAACAGAGACAATAACATGTTGCGCAAATAATTCTGGATCTTGTAGTCATAACACAACTTTAGGTAAATGTTGGATGTGCTGGCTGTTCAAATCTTTAATTACACTTTTTTGTGCCTTCATAGTTCTCTGGATCGGATTTTGCTTTGGTATCTTGAAAACCCAGGATTTTAAATATAAAATTGATCCAGCACTTAATTCAATGATCAAAAAAACTAATTTTTGCTCACCACAAATTAACAGCATGAGCCGGACTATGTCTGATACTTCTATTACCATGATGAATGAAGGATATGCTTCCCTAGAGTCAAAAACTGGCGTGGACTTTGACCGTGAATTTTTGATTCAGATGATTATGCATCATGAAAATGGTATAGAAATGGCCAAACAGGCTTTAGTAAAAAGTCAGAATGAAGACATAATTAATCTAGCTCAATCAATTATTGATGCCCAAACGGCAGAGGTTGAAGTTATGCAAAAACTAAATAAGTAA
- a CDS encoding C39 family peptidase yields the protein MRRNVLISILIILSFVLAYLIATEPTHTQIYYTNKQSNSISKPMPKEVTSQTKDIPPIPDKIKNTTETKKIINHSVPFTSQAPTGDWADKRQQDGCEEASALMAMYWTMGKSLSKEEALTKILAISDFEQNKYGEYRDISLTNIKDWIFNDYFKYTNVEIQINITETDIIKQLEAGNIILLPMNGQKLNNPYFTAPGPERHMIIIRGHDPKTNEFITNDPGTKRGEGFRYSIETIMKAILVYPTGYHAPANDSLKNMLVVKK from the coding sequence ATGCGTCGAAATGTATTAATTAGTATACTCATAATACTGAGCTTCGTACTTGCATATCTTATTGCAACCGAACCTACTCATACACAGATTTACTATACTAATAAACAATCAAATTCAATTTCTAAGCCAATGCCAAAAGAAGTTACGTCTCAAACAAAAGATATTCCGCCCATCCCAGACAAAATTAAAAATACAACGGAAACCAAAAAAATAATTAATCATTCAGTTCCTTTCACTTCCCAAGCACCAACGGGTGATTGGGCTGACAAAAGACAGCAAGATGGATGCGAGGAAGCCTCAGCTCTAATGGCTATGTACTGGACAATGGGGAAATCCTTATCAAAAGAAGAAGCTTTGACAAAAATTCTTGCAATATCGGACTTTGAACAAAATAAGTATGGAGAATATCGAGATATCAGTTTGACTAATATAAAAGATTGGATTTTTAATGATTATTTTAAATATACAAACGTAGAAATACAAATAAATATTACTGAAACGGATATAATTAAACAACTAGAAGCTGGCAACATTATTCTTTTACCAATGAACGGGCAGAAACTTAATAACCCATATTTTACTGCACCTGGTCCAGAACGTCATATGATTATTATTCGAGGGCATGATCCAAAAACTAACGAATTTATTACCAACGATCCAGGCACCAAGAGGGGAGAAGGGTTTCGTTATTCAATAGAAACAATTATGAAAGCTATTCTTGTCTATCCAACAGGTTATCATGCGCCAGCTAATGATAGCTTAAAAAATATGTTAGTTGTAAAAAAATAA
- a CDS encoding cation:proton antiporter, translating to MNLFFDMQVFESSLFFELSLIIAIGALVAIVMRMLRQPLIVSHILTGLIVGPFFLNFIHSFEIFKLFSEIGISILLFTVGLNLSPHLIKQFGKVSLFTGIGQVIITSVLGYTIARFIGYENTVSMYIGIGLAFSSTIIILKLLSDKNELETLHAKIATGFLLIQDFIALILLFSIPIISNPDASSLDILFTFCKGVIMVGLIWLIANKVLKPLNNFFSHSQELLFLFSISWGFIIASVFKLAGFSLETGALIAGVSLAALPARHEISARLAPLRDFFIVLFFIMLGAQMALGDIITLFPKALIFSLFIIIGNPLILMIIMRYFGYRKQTSFKTALAVAQVSEFSLILITLGVSLGHLDTAILSMITLVALITIFISSYLILHSDSIYTLLEPWLQIFEQKNPKEQSYRNKRYPIILFGCNRIGYDFVDTFSKKNKRFLVIDYNPETITDLEIAGVRAEYGDASDISFLESIDTKSLELLISTIPSFSSNRLIVETIRKKNSKAIIMMVAHTIHDALNLYERGVDYVILPHFLGGQYAADIILKIGTNRRRFASLKDKHLNYLQEKISLGHNHPEHLS from the coding sequence ATGAATTTATTTTTTGATATGCAAGTTTTTGAAAGCTCATTATTTTTTGAGTTGTCATTAATTATTGCTATTGGCGCTCTTGTGGCTATTGTCATGAGAATGTTACGACAGCCCTTAATTGTTAGTCATATTCTTACTGGCTTAATTGTCGGTCCCTTTTTTCTTAACTTCATACATTCTTTTGAAATTTTTAAATTATTTAGTGAAATTGGAATTTCAATTCTGCTTTTTACAGTTGGTCTAAATTTAAGTCCTCATTTAATAAAACAATTTGGAAAGGTTTCCTTATTTACCGGTATCGGCCAGGTTATTATTACTAGCGTTCTTGGTTATACTATTGCTCGTTTTATTGGTTATGAGAATACAGTCTCAATGTATATTGGAATCGGCTTAGCCTTTTCCAGTACTATTATAATCCTAAAACTATTGTCAGATAAAAATGAGCTGGAAACACTTCATGCCAAAATTGCTACTGGCTTTTTATTAATTCAAGATTTTATCGCTTTAATTCTTTTATTTTCTATTCCAATTATCTCAAATCCTGATGCTTCGTCACTAGATATCCTTTTTACTTTTTGTAAAGGCGTCATAATGGTAGGTCTGATATGGCTTATCGCTAACAAAGTTCTTAAACCTCTTAATAACTTTTTTTCTCACTCTCAAGAATTACTATTTTTATTTTCTATAAGCTGGGGGTTTATTATTGCCTCAGTATTTAAATTAGCCGGTTTTTCTTTAGAGACTGGAGCATTGATTGCTGGTGTGTCCTTGGCAGCCCTGCCTGCCCGACATGAAATAAGTGCACGCTTAGCTCCGCTCCGTGATTTTTTTATTGTTTTATTTTTCATTATGTTGGGTGCACAAATGGCGCTAGGGGATATCATCACTCTTTTCCCTAAAGCTTTGATATTCTCATTATTCATTATTATCGGTAATCCACTTATTTTAATGATAATCATGCGCTATTTTGGCTACAGAAAACAAACAAGCTTTAAGACTGCTCTGGCCGTTGCTCAAGTCAGTGAATTTTCTTTAATTCTTATCACTCTCGGTGTTAGTCTTGGCCATCTTGATACAGCCATTTTATCAATGATTACGTTAGTGGCCTTAATAACTATCTTTATATCCAGCTATCTAATCCTACACTCTGATAGTATTTATACTCTCTTAGAACCTTGGTTACAGATCTTTGAACAAAAAAATCCCAAAGAGCAGTCTTATAGAAATAAACGCTATCCAATTATTTTATTTGGCTGTAATCGAATTGGCTATGACTTTGTAGATACTTTTAGTAAAAAAAATAAACGCTTCCTTGTTATAGACTATAATCCAGAAACAATTACGGATCTTGAGATTGCAGGGGTGAGAGCTGAATACGGTGATGCCAGCGATATTAGTTTTCTTGAAAGCATTGATACTAAAAGTTTAGAATTACTAATTTCAACTATTCCTTCATTTTCTAGTAACCGACTAATTGTAGAGACAATTCGCAAAAAAAATTCTAAGGCTATAATAATGATGGTTGCCCACACAATACACGATGCCCTTAATCTCTATGAACGTGGAGTAGACTACGTAATACTACCTCACTTCCTCGGTGGTCAATATGCTGCCGATATTATTCTTAAAATTGGCACAAACCGACGTCGATTTGCCTCGCTTAAAGATAAACACTTAAATTACCTACAAGAAAAAATATCTCTTGGCCACAACCATCCTGAGCATCTGTCTTAA
- a CDS encoding peptidoglycan DD-metalloendopeptidase family protein: MDTFTVFLKLSIITVLIGLGFVVSPLVFSATNAPLSNEIKELDNTIKQRRSELEAIKKQQEEYKKKIEKTQAERSTLENQLELVKNRTAETELSLAQAKIDIETTNLEIQKVNFEILEMDKKISTNKDSLGTAIKLLSQEDGKSQLEILLLNNYLTDYVNQVRYLENINNKISDNLSDLRFTKERLGDSQEKLNANSEKLRQLRKILEERQIALVGEQDTKNYLLDQTRSSESEYQRLLTSAKQEQNSASSDILNLERTLREKVNQAGKDKITLSYNGFIWPVPSHSISAYFHDPSYPFRNIFEHPAIDIRSPQGTPIRAAASGYVGRAKNGGLGYSYIMLIHADGLSTVYGHVSRLYVKEDEYVTQGQIIGLSGATPGTPGAGPLTTGPHLHFEVRLNGIPVDPTNYLP; this comes from the coding sequence ATGGATACGTTCACAGTTTTTCTAAAACTATCAATTATCACAGTTCTAATCGGACTGGGTTTTGTTGTATCACCTTTAGTTTTTAGTGCTACTAATGCACCATTATCAAATGAAATTAAAGAGCTTGATAATACAATAAAACAACGACGATCAGAACTTGAAGCTATTAAAAAACAACAAGAAGAATACAAGAAAAAAATTGAAAAAACCCAAGCTGAACGTTCAACCTTAGAAAATCAATTAGAACTAGTTAAAAATCGAACTGCCGAAACTGAGTTAAGTCTTGCTCAAGCCAAAATTGATATTGAAACTACAAATCTGGAAATTCAAAAAGTAAATTTTGAAATTTTAGAAATGGACAAGAAAATTTCTACCAATAAAGATAGCCTTGGGACAGCCATAAAATTACTAAGTCAAGAAGACGGAAAATCACAATTAGAAATTCTTTTACTGAATAACTACTTAACTGATTACGTAAATCAGGTTAGATATCTTGAAAATATAAATAATAAAATTTCCGATAATTTATCAGACTTACGCTTTACTAAAGAAAGGCTAGGGGATAGTCAAGAAAAATTAAATGCTAATAGTGAAAAATTACGTCAATTACGAAAAATTCTAGAAGAAAGGCAAATAGCTTTAGTTGGTGAACAAGATACAAAAAATTATTTACTTGATCAAACAAGAAGCTCAGAATCTGAGTATCAACGCCTACTTACTTCAGCAAAGCAAGAACAAAATTCAGCTTCTTCTGACATTCTAAATCTTGAGAGAACTTTACGTGAGAAAGTAAACCAGGCAGGAAAAGATAAAATCACCCTAAGCTATAACGGTTTCATTTGGCCTGTTCCGAGTCATTCTATTTCTGCCTATTTCCATGACCCCTCATATCCATTCCGAAATATTTTTGAGCATCCAGCTATAGATATCCGATCACCTCAAGGAACTCCAATACGAGCAGCCGCTTCTGGTTATGTTGGTCGAGCCAAGAATGGGGGATTAGGCTATAGTTATATCATGTTAATTCATGCTGATGGTCTGTCTACAGTCTATGGACACGTTTCCCGTCTGTATGTAAAAGAAGACGAGTATGTTACTCAGGGGCAGATTATCGGTCTTTCTGGGGCTACTCCAGGTACTCCAGGAGCCGGTCCATTAACAACTGGACCTCACCTCCACTTTGAAGTTCGATTAAATGGGATACCAGTTGACCCAACTAATTACTTACCGTAA
- a CDS encoding glutamate--tRNA ligase has translation MTTKPRLRLAPSPTGFLHLGNFRTALFSYLLAKHWGGELILRIEDTDNKREVEGAVDSLLKVLSIMGITFNEGPHLGGQYAPYIQSQRLDLYKKYAHQLVESGKAYYCFATSKELEAMRQEQTAAHLPPRYDRRYRNLPLIEAKEKIAKGEKYVIRQAMPLEGSVTVHDELRGDITFQASELEDHVLLKSDGWPTYQLASVVDDHEMKITHVTRGDEWLPSLPKNILLYQAFGWEPPLFIHFPLILNKVGGGKLSKRQGDVFVEAYLQQGYLPEALTNFCALLGWHPKDNQEFFTLSELEHIFDSNGIGTSPAIFDDEKLDYVNGYYIREKNIDDLLTLTLPFFQPLIENVPLHKQSPEFLKSVLSLEQPRLKKLTDITESTAFFFQSSLIYDPNLLIWKKSSLEDAKTYLIELHTFLENITEDNWLKENLENSVVEYLRKDNKNLGEYLWPLRVSLSGEKASPSPFEIAAVIGKDETLAKINDAIRLIV, from the coding sequence ATGACTACTAAACCGCGATTACGACTCGCTCCTTCACCAACTGGATTTTTGCATCTGGGAAATTTTAGAACGGCTTTATTTTCTTATTTACTAGCTAAACACTGGGGAGGTGAGCTTATTTTACGTATTGAAGATACAGATAATAAACGTGAAGTTGAAGGTGCTGTTGATAGTTTACTAAAGGTTCTTTCAATAATGGGGATAACCTTTAATGAAGGACCACATCTTGGGGGTCAATATGCACCATATATTCAAAGTCAACGGCTTGATCTCTATAAAAAATATGCTCATCAACTTGTAGAAAGCGGGAAAGCATATTATTGTTTTGCAACCTCCAAAGAGTTAGAAGCCATGCGTCAAGAACAAACTGCAGCTCATTTACCACCACGCTATGATCGTCGCTATAGAAATCTACCTCTAATCGAAGCCAAAGAAAAAATTGCCAAGGGAGAAAAATATGTTATTCGGCAAGCAATGCCCTTAGAAGGAAGTGTTACTGTTCATGACGAATTACGAGGTGACATTACCTTTCAAGCTAGTGAACTTGAGGACCACGTTCTACTTAAATCTGACGGCTGGCCAACGTATCAACTAGCTTCAGTGGTTGATGATCATGAAATGAAAATTACTCATGTAACAAGAGGGGATGAGTGGCTACCATCACTCCCAAAAAATATTCTTTTGTATCAAGCTTTTGGCTGGGAACCTCCGCTTTTTATTCATTTTCCATTAATACTAAACAAAGTAGGTGGCGGAAAATTGAGTAAACGACAAGGAGATGTTTTTGTTGAAGCTTATTTACAACAAGGATATTTACCTGAAGCCTTAACAAATTTTTGTGCCTTACTTGGTTGGCATCCAAAAGACAATCAAGAATTTTTTACTTTGTCTGAGTTAGAACATATTTTTGATAGTAATGGCATTGGTACTAGTCCAGCAATTTTTGATGATGAAAAATTAGATTATGTTAACGGCTATTATATTCGTGAAAAAAATATCGATGACTTACTTACTTTAACTCTTCCTTTTTTCCAGCCACTTATTGAAAATGTGCCTCTTCATAAACAATCACCAGAATTTCTAAAATCAGTTCTATCACTTGAGCAACCACGATTAAAAAAATTAACTGACATTACAGAATCTACCGCCTTTTTCTTTCAATCTTCATTAATCTATGATCCAAACTTACTGATATGGAAAAAATCAAGCCTTGAAGATGCTAAAACCTACCTTATTGAGCTTCATACATTTTTGGAAAACATCACGGAAGATAACTGGCTCAAAGAAAATCTTGAAAATTCAGTGGTTGAATACCTACGAAAAGACAATAAAAACCTTGGGGAGTATCTCTGGCCACTTCGAGTTTCCTTAAGTGGCGAGAAGGCCAGTCCAAGTCCGTTTGAAATTGCGGCAGTTATTGGAAAAGATGAAACATTAGCCAAAATTAATGATGCTATTCGTCTAATCGTCTAA
- the ftsW gene encoding putative lipid II flippase FtsW has protein sequence MFSRLVFFIKKHFLPDRLKVDRGFMITILVILGFGLIMLSSASSIIAYSTYNDAYYFVKHQLASVAIGAVAFWLASRIDYKHLRKIAFFLLLCSLGLLILVFIPGLGKEVNGSRSWINIFGFSVQPAEFVKLTFVVYLAALFEKTSDTPKRFTSFLWMYGIIVLLMLMQPDVGTLFILSITAFTVYYIGGGKVKHILTLISIGVIGLVLIILAGQGYRLDRFRCVFNTDYSPQGSCYQINQSLIAVGSGGIFGRGLGESRQKFLFLPEVQNDFIFAIIAEETGLIVGILLIGLFGFLFYRTYSIANATPDSFGRNLSVGVGIWLIVQVILNIGGIIGFLPMTGVPLPLISYGGSAIVSAMAGLGIIAGISKQVYLK, from the coding sequence ATGTTTTCTCGTTTAGTATTTTTTATAAAAAAACATTTTCTACCTGATCGCCTAAAAGTTGATAGGGGATTTATGATAACTATTTTAGTAATTCTTGGCTTTGGTTTAATCATGCTATCAAGCGCTTCCTCAATTATTGCCTATAGTACCTATAATGACGCTTACTATTTTGTAAAACATCAGTTAGCCAGTGTGGCCATCGGTGCCGTGGCTTTTTGGCTAGCTTCACGAATAGATTATAAACACTTACGAAAAATAGCTTTTTTTCTATTACTCTGCTCATTAGGTTTATTAATTTTGGTATTTATCCCTGGCTTAGGTAAAGAAGTAAATGGCTCTCGTAGTTGGATTAATATTTTTGGCTTTTCAGTACAACCAGCTGAGTTTGTTAAATTAACGTTTGTGGTTTATCTTGCAGCTTTATTTGAAAAAACCTCAGACACACCAAAACGATTTACTTCTTTTCTTTGGATGTATGGAATTATCGTCTTATTGATGTTGATGCAGCCAGACGTAGGCACCTTATTTATTTTAAGTATTACTGCCTTCACGGTGTACTACATTGGTGGCGGTAAAGTTAAACATATATTAACCTTAATTTCCATTGGGGTTATTGGATTAGTATTAATTATTTTAGCCGGTCAAGGGTATAGACTTGATCGTTTTCGTTGCGTTTTTAATACAGATTATAGCCCACAAGGATCATGCTATCAGATTAATCAATCATTAATTGCCGTTGGTTCTGGTGGAATTTTTGGACGAGGGTTAGGGGAAAGTCGTCAAAAATTTTTATTTTTACCCGAAGTGCAAAACGACTTTATTTTTGCAATTATTGCTGAGGAGACTGGATTAATTGTTGGCATATTATTAATTGGACTATTTGGTTTTTTATTTTATAGAACGTATTCAATTGCTAATGCTACCCCCGATAGTTTTGGACGTAACCTATCAGTTGGTGTTGGAATTTGGTTAATTGTCCAAGTTATTTTAAATATCGGCGGAATTATTGGATTTTTACCAATGACAGGCGTTCCACTACCTTTAATCAGTTATGGAGGCTCAGCTATTGTCTCGGCCATGGCGGGTTTGGGAATTATTGCTGGAATTAGCAAGCAAGTATATTTAAAATAA
- the mraY gene encoding phospho-N-acetylmuramoyl-pentapeptide-transferase, translating to MEFQIIKVLVLSTSAFLVAMAWTPLWTNFLYKYKLGKTIRNSGSTPIFSKLHAAKSGTPTMGGVLIWVTTLAFAISIYYLGKWTDIGILKQLNFLSRTETWLPLAVLAATALVGLFDDWLDVRGKGASGGGGLSMSRRLLIYTLIATIGALWFYFKLDRDTFNIPFLGHFELGWSYILVFIVVIVGTAFSVNQTDGLDGLAGGVLLTSFTAYAVIAFVNGKFNLATLCGIIVGCLLAFLWFNITPARFFMGDTGSMSLGITLGIIGMLTDSALILMIIGSVFVLEAVSTIIQILSKKLRKKKIFLSAPIHHHFEAKGWSEAKIVMRFWVIAWISTAIGLVVFLLDRLQ from the coding sequence ATGGAATTTCAAATCATTAAAGTTCTTGTTCTGTCTACTTCTGCCTTTTTAGTAGCAATGGCCTGGACGCCTTTATGGACTAATTTTTTATATAAATATAAGTTAGGAAAAACCATCAGAAATTCTGGATCTACACCAATCTTTTCAAAATTACACGCTGCTAAAAGTGGCACGCCAACTATGGGTGGTGTCTTAATTTGGGTTACAACCTTAGCCTTTGCTATTTCAATTTACTATCTTGGAAAATGGACAGACATTGGAATTCTTAAACAACTTAATTTCTTATCAAGAACTGAGACTTGGTTACCGCTGGCAGTTTTAGCGGCCACGGCTCTAGTCGGTTTATTTGATGATTGGCTTGATGTACGAGGCAAAGGAGCTTCGGGTGGAGGAGGGCTATCAATGAGCCGTAGATTATTAATCTATACCTTGATTGCTACCATTGGTGCGTTATGGTTTTATTTTAAACTTGATAGAGACACTTTTAATATTCCCTTTCTTGGTCATTTTGAATTAGGCTGGAGTTATATTTTGGTATTTATTGTTGTAATTGTTGGGACAGCTTTTTCTGTTAATCAAACTGATGGTCTTGATGGTTTAGCTGGCGGAGTTTTATTAACCAGTTTTACCGCCTATGCAGTAATTGCCTTTGTAAACGGAAAGTTTAATTTAGCAACCTTATGTGGCATTATAGTTGGTTGTTTATTGGCATTTTTATGGTTCAACATCACACCGGCTCGATTTTTTATGGGCGATACTGGTTCAATGAGCCTTGGTATTACGTTGGGAATTATTGGTATGCTAACTGACAGTGCTTTAATTTTAATGATTATTGGTTCAGTCTTTGTTTTAGAAGCAGTCTCAACAATTATCCAAATTCTTTCAAAGAAACTTCGTAAGAAAAAAATATTTCTATCAGCTCCAATTCACCACCATTTTGAAGCAAAAGGCTGGTCTGAAGCCAAAATAGTAATGCGTTTTTGGGTCATTGCTTGGATATCTACGGCAATTGGCTTAGTGGTATTTTTATTAGATCGACTTCAGTAA
- a CDS encoding cysteine desulfurase, which yields MIYLDNAATTPIDPNVLKAMLPFFSKQFANPASVHSLGQASLKAVDDARYSIANILNTSGNEIIFTSGATESNNLALKGVAWHEKNLPNVHIITSKIEHSSILEPCAYLESRGASVTYLQVDSKGLVNPFDVIKAITQKTCLISIGYVNSETGVIQPIKKIGRLLKKYNEQQKKLWLNTQTRKRGQKPRPILFHTDATQALQFFNCQPDYLHVDLISLSAHKIYGPKGVGLLYARASTELTPLLHGGHQERNLRSGTVNVPAVVGFAKALTITEKLSTSSFRKLTQLKDYATKKILQQIPSVIINSPITITSPSHLNISFPGLEGDLLQAKLDESGIAVSTGSACASGDISISPVLAAMGKNQSIAQSAIRLSFSKYTTKSEIDKTIHILESVVRKQSKNK from the coding sequence ATGATTTATCTCGATAACGCCGCCACAACTCCCATAGACCCAAATGTGCTAAAGGCAATGCTGCCTTTTTTTTCAAAACAATTTGCTAATCCAGCTTCAGTTCACTCACTTGGGCAGGCGAGCTTAAAAGCTGTTGATGATGCTCGTTATTCAATAGCTAATATTTTAAACACTAGTGGCAATGAAATAATCTTTACTTCCGGAGCCACTGAATCAAACAACTTGGCATTAAAAGGCGTGGCTTGGCATGAAAAGAACCTACCTAATGTTCATATAATAACTAGTAAAATTGAACACAGCTCTATCTTGGAGCCTTGTGCCTATTTGGAAAGCAGGGGAGCCAGTGTTACCTATCTACAAGTTGATAGCAAGGGGCTAGTAAATCCTTTTGATGTCATTAAGGCAATAACCCAAAAAACTTGTTTAATTTCGATTGGCTATGTAAATAGTGAAACAGGTGTTATTCAGCCAATTAAAAAGATTGGAAGATTGTTAAAAAAATATAATGAACAGCAAAAAAAGCTGTGGCTTAACACTCAAACAAGAAAACGCGGTCAAAAACCCCGTCCCATTCTTTTTCACACAGATGCAACCCAAGCCCTACAATTTTTTAATTGCCAACCTGATTATTTACATGTTGATTTAATAAGCCTCTCAGCCCATAAAATTTATGGACCAAAAGGGGTTGGATTATTGTATGCTCGTGCCAGCACAGAGCTAACACCACTACTGCACGGTGGGCATCAAGAACGCAACCTTCGCAGTGGTACAGTGAATGTACCGGCAGTAGTTGGTTTTGCCAAAGCTTTAACTATCACAGAAAAACTATCAACTTCATCTTTTCGTAAACTTACCCAATTAAAAGATTACGCCACTAAAAAGATCCTACAACAGATACCAAGTGTAATCATAAATTCTCCTATCACAATTACTTCACCCTCACATCTAAATATTTCCTTTCCAGGCCTAGAAGGTGATTTGCTTCAAGCAAAATTAGATGAGAGCGGAATAGCCGTCTCAACCGGATCCGCTTGTGCTTCAGGCGATATTTCAATATCACCAGTATTAGCAGCCATGGGCAAAAATCAATCAATTGCCCAAAGTGCCATTCGTCTTAGTTTTAGTAAATATACAACTAAATCAGAGATTGATAAAACTATTCATATACTAGAATCAGTAGTCAGAAAACAGTCAAAAAACAAATAA
- a CDS encoding L,D-transpeptidase family protein, producing the protein MKRIIFLLLLTVFFVSANATFGATPLDTDKDGLVDSQEIQFKTNPNHPDSDGDGFVDGLEIRNGFDPLSTESKKLIKTITIDLKKQELYQQLNGVTIRTHTVSTGKPGMATPKGEYSVGNKSKRAWSKTYGLWMPYWLGLKGTRMGIHELPEWPGGYKEGANHLGQPVSHGCIRLGVKAAEILYEWTEVGTKVIVK; encoded by the coding sequence ATGAAAAGAATAATATTCCTATTATTACTAACCGTATTTTTTGTATCAGCTAACGCTACATTTGGTGCTACACCCCTGGATACTGACAAAGACGGCTTAGTTGATAGCCAGGAAATTCAATTCAAAACAAACCCTAACCATCCGGACAGTGATGGCGATGGCTTTGTTGATGGTCTGGAGATTAGAAATGGTTTTGATCCATTATCAACTGAATCAAAAAAGCTTATAAAAACAATTACCATTGATTTAAAGAAACAAGAGTTGTATCAACAATTAAACGGTGTTACTATTCGCACTCACACTGTTTCAACTGGCAAGCCGGGCATGGCTACACCAAAAGGGGAATATAGCGTTGGAAATAAATCCAAACGTGCATGGTCAAAAACATATGGTCTATGGATGCCATACTGGCTTGGACTTAAAGGAACCAGAATGGGTATTCACGAATTACCAGAATGGCCAGGTGGATATAAAGAAGGTGCTAATCACTTAGGCCAACCAGTTTCACACGGATGCATTCGGCTTGGAGTTAAAGCTGCAGAGATTCTTTATGAATGGACAGAGGTGGGAACCAAAGTAATTGTTAAATAG